Genomic segment of Candidatus Deferrimicrobiaceae bacterium:
GGGGAAGTTGGCTTTTGATGGTGTTTCATCGCCACCTTGGCTGACTTCCTTGCCGGGCGCACATCACGCAGTTGCGTGATCATGAAGAGGAATTCCGCAGGCGGAA
This window contains:
- a CDS encoding redoxin domain-containing protein; protein product: MSDLTGKPAIPFNLRDSSGKTHLLEDYRGSWLLMVFHRHLGULPCRAHITQLRDHEEEFRRR